The Neurospora crassa OR74A linkage group IV, whole genome shotgun sequence genome has a segment encoding these proteins:
- a CDS encoding phosphatidate cytidylyltransferase: MTGRSRRGVKFPHSGRRSSMSEASEESSPSKTRALANIQEKSKDAGDNQQLSDYEKKKANFIERTLWTFVMIAGFFAALFMGHIYIVVIITAVQIISFKEVIAISSGASRARDIQSTKSLNWYWLAVAMYFLHGETVIYYFKHIVMVDRVLLPLATHHRFICFTLYVVGFVFFVSTLKGGHLKFQFTQFVWAHMALFLIVGQSHFIMNNVFDGLIWFFLPAALVITNDIFAYVCGITFGRTQLIKLSPKKTVEGFLGAWVMTVLFGILLTHILMRSRFFICPANDLGANIFTGLDCEPNPVFIPQTWTMPELLFFPTKTRFSITMAPMQIHTFFWATFASLIAPFGGFFASGLKRTFKIKDFGHSIPGHGGITDRMDCQFIMGFFAYIYYHTFIAQSKVDFDEVLEIVATRLTIDDHKKLLLFIAKYLVNHNAIDSSIVNAIEKSLTNH; encoded by the exons ATGACAGGCCGGTCTCGTCGCGGGGTTAAGTTCCCCCACAGCGGCCGTCGCAGCAGCATGAGCGAGGCCAGCGAAGAGAGCTCCCCCTCCAAGACAAGGGCGCTCGCGAATATCCAAGAG AAATCCAAGGATGCCGGCGACAACCAGCAGCTTTCCGAttacgaaaagaaaaaggccaACTTCATCGAGCGCACCCTATGGACCTTCGTCATGATTGCTGGCTTCTTCGCCGCCCTCTTCATGGGCCACATCTACattgtcgtcatcatcacggCCGTCCAGATCATCTCCTTCAAAGAGGTTATTGCCATCTCGAGCGGAGCTAGTCGCGCCCGGGACATTCAGTCTACCAAGAGCTTGAATTGGTACTGGCTGGCGGTAGCCATGTACTTTCTACACGGCGAAACCGTCATCTACTACTTCAAGCATATTGTCATGGTCGATAGAGTCCTCCTGCCGCTGGCTACCCACCACCGCTTCATCTGTTTCACCCTTTACGTCGTTG GCTTCGTCTTCTTTGTCAGCACTCTCAAGGGCGGCCACCTCAAGTTCCAGTTCACCCAGTTCGTATGGGCGCACATGGCCCTGTTCCTCATTGTCGGCCAGTCGCACTTTATCATGAATAACGTCTTCGACGGACTGATTTGGTTCTTCCTCCCCGCCGccctcgtcatcaccaacgacATCTTTGCCTACGTCTGCGGCATCACCTTTGGCCGCACCCAGCTGATCAAGTTGTCTCCCAAGAAGACGGTGGAGGGTTTCCTGGGTGCTTGGGTCATGACCGTCCTCTTCGGCATTCTACTCACCCATATCCTGATGCGCTCCCGCTTCTTCATCTGCCCTGCTAATGACCTGGGCGCCAACATCTTCACCGGGCTGGATTGCGAGCCCAACCCGGTTTTCATCCCCCAGACCTGGACCATGCCCGAGTTGCTATTCTTCCCCACCAAGACGCGCTTTAGCATCACCATGGCGCCGATGCAGATCCATACCTTCTTTTGGGCCACTTTCGCTTCGCTGATTGCGCCGTTCGGTGGCTTCTTTGCTTCGGGTCTTAAGCGCACGTTCAAGATCAAAGACTTTGGCCACTCGATTCCGGGCCATGGCGGTATTACCGATCGCATGGACTGCCAGTTCATCATGGGCTTCTTCGCCTACATCTACTACCATACGTTCATTGCGCAGTCCAAGGTCGATTTCGACGAGGTGTTGGAGATTGTGGCGACTCGGTTGACTATTGACGACCATAAGAAGTTGTTGCTTTTCATTGCAAAGTATCTGGTCAACCACAACGCTATTGATTCTTCG ATTGTCAATGCCATCGAAAAGTCCTTGACTAATCATTAA
- the uvs-3 gene encoding UVS-3, which produces MMDLDSYSDEDLDNLDGDLLQQLEHNAIQFTQRQAQSQAPPRTQFQLPGSTAQQPQYISDGDDDDDYDNGEVIDQAAQPLTLPRSGLPNPAPQPFRAVPSIAGQQRLNHQRQQANQQRYGQQQAFRPNPQIAPSQYPRGPLGAPGRPLPQSQFLRQQPHRPAQIIRPYVGQQPPTTQGLRGAGQDVDKQKDETIRSLEAELSNLRTQLTTAKGEANLMRSKYDRDIPQLKKEMAEEKAKMEKRLQEAQKAQQAASNELLFANADLQEERGRAKTKKVGKDGAMTPGGRNKTKWIPDGFSDVDVSGMGSPSRDKAGRRERLRDQGNAGTPTKGKRKRPAVDSPSFALEMETDGAVFEDSDLFAPRSTSTRSGPSLPYDFLKLVLDHSPLPSLPLTFEAFARFCFPSKPSASFASIIFRRLPQLGVSNLINSSDNDPFRLLVDFSELLLDLWQQCLSERYHSPIYYLAGLLQFILQLNAVDVAPRITSSLVPVVVTTCQLVALPRLNLKMANDGGGTVEDLEQHPDPAMRLLAADIDVTQCLRLLYLCAVGCLKPPSVDQHMTSPQARFWKTMDLEFVVLMLSAKQPEQDWREMLSLLRTSTMPGSVGPLPKPDSNADNNAMLAVRSRPQIQSRGSGSSHSRGGRAGQMLPPPPPIRNTDNVDKPPPNPEPGSQEASTAQIIIDCVSSYLVDTPPRWASPGSAREVSIKLAALQTLMSFASSSFGLLQLANSDVAIPRIVSALCWAVDGLYDADVPSMAFDNLSIAPDDTRRKNDIQKEGHTNRKRHGYDSGMSTPQLLSQLISRSTNLLHALVTHPKTSGIVNPIARKLATPVSLGPPTFTHPRTGRGASKGRNPTRSVPIRSTALHALHSRAAPNAAARHGQNSRHNLQSSVANPHAAAVSNMTAALPHRYLVSLGRLNFAEEDLVFEQGIDEETVERAHELLELAVERREGEKVKGVFEAGQHEVDGI; this is translated from the exons ATGATGGACCTAGACTCTTATTCCGACGAAGACCTCGATAATCTCGACGGCGATCTCCTTCAACAACTCGAACACAATGCCATCCAATTCACCCAGAGACAGGCCCAGTCGCAAGCCCCGCCACGCACCCAGTTCCAACTACCTGGGAGCACCGCCCAGCAACCGCAGTACATATCcgatggcgacgacgacgacgactacgACAATGGCGAAGTCATAGATCAAGCCGCTCAACCCCTGACACTCCCACGATCCGGCCTGCCCAACCCAGCGCCCCAGCCCTTTCGTGCCGTGCCCAGCATCGCCGGCCAACAAAGGTTGAACCATCAACGACAACAGGCAAACCAGCAGCGATATGGCCAGCAACAGGCTTTCCGACCGAACCCCCAAATCGCCCCGTCGCAATATCCACGAGGCCCTTTGGGAGCCCCCGGGCGCCCGCTTCCCCAGTCCCAATTCCTCCGCCAACAACCACACCGGCCAGCTCAAATCATCCGCCCCTATGTCGGCCAACAGCCACCGACCACCCAAGGCCTCCGTGGCGCTGGTCAAGACGTCGACAAGCAAAAAGACGAAACCATTCGTTCACTCGAAGCCGAGCTCTCCAACCTGCGCACCCAGCTGACGACGGCCAAGGGCGAAGCCAACCTCATGCGCTCCAAATATGACCGGGACATACCGCAGCTTAAGAAGGAGatggccgaggagaaggccaagatggagaagaggCTCCAGGAGGCGCAGAAGGCACAGCAAGCGGCTAGTAACGAGTTGCTGTTTGCCAATGCAGACCTACAAGAAGAGCGGGGGAGAGCAAAGACCAAGAAGGTGGGCAAGGATGGCGCCATGACGCCGGGTGGCAGGAACAAAACGAAATGGATACCGGACGGTTTCAGTGACGTGGATGTATCGGGGATGGGGAGTCCCAGTAGGGATAAAGCGGGGAGGAGAGAGCGGTTGAGGGATCAAGGGAATGCCGGTACGCCGacaaaggggaaaaggaagaggccgGCGGTGGATAGTCCGTCTTTTGCTttggagatggagacggATGGGGCTGTCTTCGAGGACTCTGACTTGTTTGCCCCGAGGTCCACCAGTACAAGATCCGGACCGAGTTTGCCTTATGAT TTTCTCAAACTCGTCCTCGACCATTCTCCCCTCCCATCCTTGCCTCTAACCTTTGAAGCCTTTGCGCGATTCTGCTTTCCATCAAAACCCTCCGCTTCCTTtgcctccatcatcttccgaCGTCTTCCCCAACTGGGCGTCTCCAACCTTATCAACAGCTCCGACAATGACCCCTTCCGTCTCCTTGTCGACTTCTCCGAACTCCTTCTCGACCTGTGGCAGCAATGCTTATCCGAGCGCTACCACTCGCCTATCTACTACCTCGCCGGTCTGTTGCAGTTCATCCTGCAGCTGAACGCTGTGGATGTGGCGCCACGGATCACGAGCAGTTTGGTACCGGTGGTGGTCACTACTTGCCAGCTTGTGGCGTTGCCGaggttaaatttaaagatggcgaatgatggaggaggcacGGTGGAGGACTTGGAGCAACATCCAGACCCGGCCATGAGGCTGTTAGCAGCTGATATCGATGTTACGCAGTGTCTTAGGTTGCTGTATCTCTGCGCTGTGGGGTGTTTAAAGCCTCCCAGTGTTGATCAACACATGACATCACCTCAAGCTCGGTTCTGGAAGACCATGGACTTGGAGTTTGTTGTCCTGATGCTGAGCGCTAAGCAGCCGGAACAGGATTGGAGGGAAATGTTGAGTCTGTTGAGGACGAGTACTATGCCTGGGAGCGTAGGACCGTTGCCGAAGCCTGACTCTAACGCTGATAACAACGCGATGTTGGCGGTTCGAAGTCGACCACAGATTCAATCtcgcggcagcggcagcagccatAGTCGGGGCGGTCGCGCCGGTCAAATGCtcccaccccctcctcccatccGCAACACTGACAATGTCGACAAACCACCCCCCAACCCCGAACCAGGCTCACAAGAAGCGTCAACAGCCCAAATTATCATCGACTGCGTCTCATCCTACTTGGTCGATACCCCTCCGAGATGGGCCTCCCCCGGATCCGCGCGCGAGGTATCTATCAAGCTTGCTGCCTTGCAGACGCTCATGTCTTTTGCTTCTAGCTCGTTTGGTCTGTTGCAGCTCGCTAACAGCGATGTGGCCATTCCGAGGATTGTATCCGCCTTGTGCTGGGCGGTTGACGGGCTTTATGACGCCGATGTTCCGTCCATGGCTTTTGATAACCTTTCTATTGCTCCTGATGACACTAGGAGGAAGAACGATATCCAGAAAGAGGGGCATACTAATCGGAAGAGGCACGGATATGATAGCGGAATGTCGACACCTCAGTTATTGTCACAGCTGATTTCCAGGTCGACGAATCTGTTACACGCGTTGGTCACGCATCCCAAAACTTCCGGCATCGTCAACCCTATCGCCCGCAAGCTTGCCACACCGGTATCACTCGGACCACCGACATTTACACATCCGAGAACCGGCCGCGGCGCTTCTAAGGGCCGCAACCCCACCCGCAGTGTTCCCATTCGATCCACAGCCCTGCACGCCCTGCACAGCCGCGCAGCTCCCAATGCCGCCGCCAGACATGGGCAGAACTCTCGCCATAATCTCCAATCAAGCGTCGCCAACCCTCACGCTGCGGCCGTTAGCAACATGACCGCTGCCCTCCCCCATCGTTACTTAGTGTCTCTCGGCAGGCTCAACTTCGCCGAAGAAGATCTGGTTTTTGAGCAAGGTATTGACGAAGAGACGGTCGAGCGAGCGCATGAGTTGCTGGAGCTGGCAGTGGAGAGacgagagggagagaaggtCAAGGGGGTTTTTGAGGCAGGGCAACATGAAGTTGACGGGATATGA
- a CDS encoding 3-ketoacyl-CoA thiolase, with product MAVERLGSILKHLTPGTALSNITAKNPDDIVITLAIRTPLTKAKKGGFKDTSLEYLAYATLKEVKERCNMDPALVEDIAMGNVSDGKAAYKLRAAALAAGFPNTAGAYSLNRFCSSGLKAVADIAHAISCGSIEVGIAMGAESMSVGGDALEQPFDEAVTSQSQESADCMQPMGWTSENVSRDFGITREEMDKYAAESFQRAERAQKAGLFDDEIVPIKTRVKDANGEWKDVTLTKDEGIRPGTTAESLSKIRVAFPQWGPTTTGGNASQVTDGAAAILLMKRSTAVKLGQPILGKYVGSTVAGLAPRIMGIGPSIAIPKLLNQYGLTLNDVDVVEINEAFASMAVYCRDKLQLDWNKMNPRGGAIALGHPLGATGARQIVTGLAECRKSGKKVLLTSMCIGTGMGMAGLFVNEQ from the exons ATGGCCGTCGAACGTCTCGGTTCCATCCTCAAGCACCTGACCCCAGGTACCGCTCTGAGCAACATCACAGCCAAGAACCCCGACGACATTGTCATCACCCTCGCCATCCGCACCCCTctcaccaaggccaagaagggcGGCTTCAAGGACACCTCGCTCGAGTATCTCGCCTATGCCACCCTCAAGGAGGTCAAAGAGCGCTGCAACATGGATCCCGCGCTTGTCGAGGATATTGCCATGGGTAAT GTCTCCGATGGCAAGGCCGCCTACAAGCTTCGTGCCGCTGCCCTTGCTGCCGGCTTCCCCAACACCGCTGGTGCCTACTCGCTCAACCGCTTCTGCTCCTCGGGCCTCAAGGCCGTCGCCGACATTGCCCACGCCATCTCGTGCGGCTCCATCGAGGTCGGTATCGCCATGGGCGCCGAGTCCATGAGCGTTGGCGGCGACGCCCTCGAGCAGCCCTTCGACGAGGCCGTTACCTCCCAGTCCCAGGAGTCGGCCGACTGCATGCAGCCCATGGGCTGGACCTCGGAGAACGTCAGTCGTGACTTCGGCATCACCCGCGAGGAAATGGACAAGTACGCCGCCGAGTCCTTCCAGCGTGCCGAGCGCGCCCAAAAGGCCGGCCTCTTCGACGACGAGATCGTCCCCATCAAGACCCGCGTCAAGGACGCTAATGGCGAGTGGAAGGACGTCACCCTCACCAAGGATGAGGGTATCCGCCCCGGCACTACTGCCGAGAGCCTCTCCAAGATCCGCGTTGCCTTCCCCCAGTGGGgtcccaccaccacgggcGGTAACGCCTCCCAGGTTACCGATGGCGCCGCTGCTATCTTGCTCATGAAGCGCTCTACCGCCGTCAAGCTCGGCCAGCCCATTCTCGGCAAGTACGTCGGCTCCACCGTTGCTGGTCTGGCTCCTCGCATCATGGGCATCGGCCCCTCCATCGCCATCCCCAAGCTTCTCAACCAGTACGGCCTCACCCTCAAcgatgtcgatgtcgtcgAGATCAACGAGGCTTTCGCTTCCATGGCTGTCTACTGCCGTGACAAGCTCCAGCTCGACTGGAACAAGATGAACCCCCGCGGTGGTGCCATTGCCCTCGGCCATCCCCTCGGTGCCACTGGTGCTAGACAGATTGTCACTGGCTTGGCCGAGTGCAGGAAATCGGGCAAGAAGGTTCTGTTGACGAGCATGTGCATTGGTACTGGCATGGGCATGGCTGGTCTTTTCGTCAACGAGCAGTAA
- a CDS encoding aldehyde dehydrogenase: MASTTDYKIDFTNFYNIINNELKSTPTTRAAVNPSTLAPLPAVPVSTKADVDAAVSAAKAAFPSWRDTPIEKRAALLNTFADAIMANFMDFASLLALEGKPPTAAQFEVDFAVKHLKGTAQLRLDDEVIEDNEEKLTKIRYTPLGVGVGIVPFNYPFFLGLGKMGPAVLAGNAFIWKPSPYTPNTALKLVELAAKIFPPGVVQALSGEEDLGPWLTAHPDIRKISFTGSTPTGKKVMAACASTLKRVTLELGGNDAAIVCDDVNLDEVVPKVALGCFNNAGQVCVDIKRLFVHEKIYDQFLAKMVEVVKTFKFGGSEDTEGAFFPPVQNAMQFEKVKELFSSIEKEGLKPVIGGEVEAEAGAKKGYYFKPTIIDNPPENSRIVQEEPFGPIVPVVKWVGGEDEVVRMANNTDMGLGASVWSKDLEKAERIARRLEAGSLWINTHQDLAPNVPFGGFKQSGMGHDWGVIGLKGWCNTQSLMTRRSGGMF; this comes from the exons ATGGCTTCTACCACAGACTACAAGATTGACTTTACC AACTTctacaacatcatcaacaatgaGTTGAAGTCAACCCCCACCACCCGGGCCGCCGTCAACCCGTCCACCTTGGCCCCCCTTCCTGCCGTCCCCGTCTCCACAAAGGCCGATGTCGACGCCGCTGTCTCGGCCGCCAAGGCTGCCTTCCCCTCGTGGCGTGACACCCCTATTGAGAAGCGTGCCGCGCTCCTCAACACCTTTGCGGATGCCATCATGGCCAACTTTATGGACTTTGCCTCTCTGCTTGCGCTTGAGGGCAAGCCCCCCACGGCGGCGCAGTTCGAGGTTGACTTTGCTGTCAAGCACTTGAAGGGGACGGCGCAGCTGAGGTTGGACGACGAGGTGATTGAGGATAACGAGGAGAAGCTCACCAAGATTCGGTACACTCCCCTtggtgtcggtgtcggtaTCGTCCCCTTCAActaccccttcttcttgggtcTCGGCAAGATGGGACCCGCCGTGTTGGCTGGAAACGCCTTCATCTGGAAGCCTTCGCCCTACACGCCCAACACGGCGCTGAAGCTCGTTGAGCTGGCCGCCAAGATCTTCCCCCCTGGTGTTGTCCAGGCTTTGTCTGGCGAGGAGGACTTGGGTCCCTGGTTGACTGCTCACCCCGATATCCGCAAGATCTCCTTCACCGGCAGCACGCCGACGGGCAAGAAGGTCATGGCTGCGTGCGCCAGCACTCTCAAGCGCGTGACGCTCGAGCTGGGCGGCAATGACGCCGCTATCGTTTGCGACGATGTCAACCTGGACGAGGTCGTGCCCAAGGTTGCTCTCGGCTGCTTCAACAACGCTGGCCAAGTCTGCGTTGACATCAAGAGACTATTCGTCCACGAGAAGATCTACGATCAGTTCCTGGCCAAGATGGTCGAGGTCGTCAAGACGTTCAAGTTCGGCGGGTCCGAAGACACCGAGGGcgccttcttccctcctGTCCAGAACGCGATGCAGTTCGAGAAGGTTAAGGAACTATTTAGCTCGATTGAGAAGGAGGGCCTCAAGCCTGTTATTGGTGGCGAGGTCGAGGCCGAGGCGGGCGCGAAGAAGGGATACTACTTCAAGCCTACCATCATCGACAACCCGCCTGAGAACTCCAGGATCGTGCAGGAGGAGCCCTTTGGCCCTATTGTGCCCGTCGTGAAGTGGGTCGGTGGTGAGGACGAGGTGGTCAGGATGgccaacaacaccgacaTGGGATTGGGTGCCTCTGTCTGGAGCAAGGActtggagaaggcggagaggATCGCCAGGAGGCTGGAGGCTGGCAGTCTCTGGATCAACACCCACCAGGACCTGGCGCCTAACGTGCCCTTTGGTGGCTTCAAGCAGTCCGGTATGGGCCACGACTGGGGTGTCATCGGTCTTAAGGGCTGGTGCAACACCCAGAGCTTGATGACGAGAAGGTCAGGCGGTATGTTTTAA
- a CDS encoding metallophosphoesterase yields the protein MRFSDLLVAAATATAYTMNSQVRLAYHGDNGMMVSWNTFDVVKNPSVQWGLSRDRLDKIATSDVSVTYPTSQTYNNHVLISGLRPDTTYFYKPLQLMNSTTDVFNFTTSREAGDNTPFSVAVVVDLGTMGSKGLTTSAGTGVASTNILQPGEKNTIDSLEANIDNFDFLWHAGDIAYADYWLKEEIHGFLPNTTIQGGAAVYESILNEFYDEMMPITARKPYMVGPGNHEANCDNAGTTDKVHNITYDSSICMMGQTNFTGFKNHFRMPSDVSGGTGNFWYSFDHGMVHFIQLDTETDLGHGFIGPDQTGGSEGFTGVDPVNATMNAQTNWLEADLAAVDRSKTPWVVVAGHRAFYLSNTGDTCPTCKDVFEPLLLKYNVDLVLSGHSHIYERLAPIADGKIDPNELENPSSPWYITNGAAGHYDGLDSLDSPRQPYSRFGLDTSNATYGWSRLTFHNCTHLTHDFVASNNNTVLDSATLFKARTCDQDRRRH from the coding sequence ATGAGGTTCAGCGACCTACTCGTGGCTGCGGCCACGGCGACTGCCTACACCATGAACTCCCAGGTCCGCCTTGCCTACCACGGCGACAACGGCATGATGGTCAGCTGGAACACCTTCGATGTCGTCAAGAACCCTTCTGTCCAGTGGGGCCTCTCGCGGGACCGTCTGGACAAGATTGCGACCTCCGACGTCTCCGTCACGTATCCCACTTCGCAGACCTACAACAACCACGTGCTGATCAGCGGCCTTCGCCCCGATACGACTTACTTCTACAAGCCGCTGCAGCTCATGAACAGCACGACCGACGTCTTCAACTTTACGACGAGCCGTGAGGCTGGCGACAACACCCCCTTCTcggtcgccgtcgtcgtcgacctcGGTACCATGGGTAGCAAGGGCCTGACCACATCTGCGGGCACTGGCGTGGCGAGCACCAACATTCTTCAGCCAGGGGAGAAGAACACCATCGACTCGCTGGAAGCCAACATCGACAACTTCGACTTCCTCTGGCATGCCGGCGACATTGCCTACGCCGACTACTGGCTCAAGGAAGAGATCCATGGCTTCCTGCCCAACACAACCATTCAGGGAGGCGCCGCCGTGTACGAGTCCATCCTGAACGAGTTCTATGACGAAATGATGCCCATCACCGCCCGCAAGCCGTACATGGTGGGCCCCGGTAACCACGAGGCCAACTGTGACAATGCTGGCACCACGGACAAGGTGCACAACATCACGTACGACAGCAGTATCTGCATGATGGGCCAGACCAACTTCACCGGCTTCAAGAACCACTTCCGCATGCCTAGCGACGTCTCCGGCGGTACCGGTAACTTCTGGTACAGCTTCGACCACGGTATGGTGCACTTCATCCAGCTCGATACCGAGACCGACCTGGGCCATGGTTTCATCGGCCCCGACCAGACTGGCGGATCTGAGGGCTTCACCGGTGTTGACCCGGTCAATGCCACCATGAACGCGCAGACCAACTGGCTTGAAGCCGATCTGGCGGCCGTTGACCGCTCCAAGACTCCGTGGGTCGTTGTGGCCGGCCACCGTGCCTTCTACCTCAGCAACACCGGTGATACCTGCCCCACGTGCAAGGACGTCTTCGAGCCGTTGCTGCTTAAGTACAACGTTGACCTGGTGCTGTCGGGCCATTCGCACATCTACGAGCGCCTGGCACCAATCGCCGATGGCAAGATTGATCCCAACGAGCTGGAgaatccctcctccccctggTACATCACCAACGGCGCCGCTGGCCACTACGACGGCCTCGACTCCCTCGATAGCCCCCGTCAGCCCTACAGCCGCTTCGGCCTTGACACGTCCAACGCCACCTACGGCTGGAGCCGCCTGACCTTCCACAACTGCACCCACTTGACTCACGATTTCGTcgccagcaacaacaacaccgtcCTTGACTCTGCCACTCTGTTCAAGGCCCGTACTTGCGACCAGGATCGCAGGCGCCATTGA